One segment of Caldanaerobius polysaccharolyticus DSM 13641 DNA contains the following:
- a CDS encoding long-chain-fatty-acid--CoA ligase, whose translation MRIFEVFKNQKNLEKGHVALKYRDTVVTYEDLSMYVDKYAAYFQSIGVKKGDKIAISSPNCPEFVYTYLGASKAGAIVVPLNMMLTLQEIGYILKESGTSTIVIHPEVLQRIDRSTLPSLNVKNVVVLDEDFKSSVLKQGEVMDVDVSSADICTYLYTSGTTGNPKGAMLTHDNLISDVIALDEASDLGPSDNFLCVLPMFHSFSWTVNVLLALYLGSTITIKDSFMPKDIYTTLVNEGITVFCGVPSMFAVLVRMAKKGELKTLKLGISGGAPLPLEVHRRFEEIFGYQIIEGYGLSEASPVALLNPLEPDAVRKVGSVGIPLPGVQAKVVDDNDMELPPEEVGELVIKGPIVMAGYHNLPEETAKTLRNGWLHTGDLAKQDEDGYFYIVDRLKDMIIVGGYNVYPREVEEVIYQHPAVQDVAVVGIGDKLKGEDVKAFIVLKEGYELTKHELQKFLQGRLATYKIPKIYEFVPQLPKTPTGKVMKKLLR comes from the coding sequence ATGAGGATATTCGAGGTATTTAAAAACCAAAAAAACCTGGAGAAAGGCCATGTGGCACTTAAGTACAGGGATACTGTGGTAACTTATGAGGATTTATCTATGTACGTAGACAAATACGCTGCGTATTTTCAATCGATAGGGGTAAAAAAGGGAGACAAGATAGCCATAAGTTCGCCTAATTGCCCCGAATTCGTGTATACGTACCTGGGTGCGTCTAAAGCAGGAGCTATAGTGGTGCCTTTAAATATGATGCTTACCCTTCAAGAAATAGGTTATATCTTGAAAGAATCAGGTACCTCTACAATAGTTATACATCCCGAAGTGTTGCAGAGGATAGATAGGTCCACCTTGCCATCGCTTAACGTAAAAAATGTGGTGGTTTTGGATGAGGATTTTAAGTCTTCAGTGTTAAAACAGGGAGAGGTTATGGATGTGGATGTATCTTCAGCAGATATTTGCACTTATCTTTATACATCAGGTACCACCGGCAACCCTAAAGGAGCTATGTTGACCCATGACAATCTGATATCTGACGTCATCGCGCTGGATGAGGCGTCGGATTTAGGTCCTTCGGATAACTTTCTCTGTGTTCTTCCTATGTTTCACAGTTTTTCGTGGACCGTCAATGTGCTTTTAGCCTTATACCTGGGCAGCACTATCACCATAAAGGATTCATTTATGCCCAAGGATATATACACTACCCTTGTAAATGAAGGCATAACCGTATTCTGCGGCGTGCCGTCCATGTTTGCTGTTTTAGTCAGGATGGCTAAAAAGGGTGAACTGAAAACACTGAAACTAGGCATCTCAGGAGGAGCGCCACTGCCGCTGGAGGTGCACAGGAGATTTGAAGAGATATTTGGTTATCAGATAATAGAAGGTTATGGTCTTTCTGAGGCTTCTCCTGTGGCTCTTTTAAATCCTCTGGAGCCTGATGCTGTGAGAAAAGTGGGTTCTGTCGGTATTCCTCTTCCAGGGGTTCAGGCGAAGGTAGTTGATGACAACGATATGGAGTTACCACCAGAAGAGGTAGGAGAGCTGGTGATAAAAGGTCCCATAGTCATGGCAGGGTATCACAATTTGCCAGAGGAGACGGCTAAGACTTTAAGAAACGGCTGGCTGCATACGGGGGATCTGGCAAAACAGGATGAGGATGGATACTTTTACATTGTGGATAGGCTTAAAGACATGATAATTGTAGGTGGTTATAACGTTTATCCGAGAGAGGTGGAAGAGGTTATATACCAGCATCCAGCGGTTCAGGATGTAGCTGTGGTAGGCATTGGCGATAAACTGAAAGGTGAGGACGTCAAGGCCTTTATAGTGTTAAAAGAAGGATATGAATTGACCAAACATGAACTCCAGAAATTTTTGCAGGGCAGGCTGGCCACCTACAAGATACCTAAAATCTATGAATTTGTACCCCAGTTGCCCAAAACCCCTACAGGCAAGGTGATGAAAAAGCTTTTAAGATAG
- a CDS encoding DMT family transporter, with the protein MNSRQLKSDLALLAITVIWGSTFVTVKKAIESIPVFNFLAIRFFIAFIALVAIFHKSALKVDKRTLLYSLATGTSLFLAYAFQTLGLMYTSASKSGFITGLSVIMVPVFEALLLKQKIKKLTACGTVMAFIGLGLLSMDINSLKNMSFNAGDVYTFICAFFFTAQILLISAFNGHTSSIPFAIYQIGTVALLSTITSFAWEKPSIPTSAFTWEALLITGLLATAIAYAVQTHVQKYTTATHTALIFTAEPIFSAIFAYFLAGETLTFQNSIGAMLILAGMLLSEF; encoded by the coding sequence GTGAACAGCAGGCAATTGAAAAGCGATCTGGCACTACTGGCAATCACCGTAATATGGGGTTCAACGTTCGTCACTGTAAAGAAGGCCATAGAAAGCATACCCGTATTTAACTTCTTAGCCATAAGGTTTTTCATAGCTTTCATTGCCCTTGTTGCGATCTTTCATAAGTCGGCCTTGAAAGTGGATAAACGCACTTTACTTTATTCCCTGGCAACAGGGACATCTCTTTTTTTGGCTTATGCTTTTCAGACGTTGGGCCTTATGTATACCAGTGCCTCTAAATCGGGCTTTATAACAGGGCTTAGCGTCATTATGGTACCGGTGTTTGAGGCGCTTTTATTGAAGCAAAAAATAAAAAAACTTACTGCTTGCGGCACCGTAATGGCTTTTATAGGCCTTGGCCTTTTAAGCATGGATATTAACAGCCTCAAAAACATGTCATTTAACGCTGGCGATGTATACACGTTTATATGCGCCTTTTTCTTCACTGCTCAAATACTGCTTATATCAGCATTTAACGGCCACACCAGTTCCATACCCTTTGCTATATACCAAATCGGCACAGTGGCTCTTTTAAGCACCATAACCAGCTTTGCATGGGAAAAGCCCTCAATACCCACCAGCGCTTTTACATGGGAGGCTTTGCTCATAACCGGTCTTTTAGCCACAGCTATAGCTTATGCTGTGCAGACCCACGTGCAGAAGTACACTACAGCAACCCATACCGCCCTCATATTTACCGCTGAGCCTATATTTTCAGCAATCTTCGCCTACTTCCTGGCAGGCGAAACCCTGACGTTTCAAAATAGTATAGGCGCCATGCTGATACTGGCAGGAATGTTATTATCTGAATTTTGA
- a CDS encoding ABC transporter permease: MFMCDGVISKEHEDFLRRMKRRTMWVRAVQILILIAFFGLWEITGRLGIIDSFLISMPSRMFSTIISLSQSGSLFLHVWVTLSETLLGFTLGTVLGILIAVILWWSDFISEVLEPYLIVFNSLPKTALGPIFIVWMGNNQAPVITMALAISLIVTIISVVTGFNQVDEDKIKLIKTFGGTKKQVLTKVILPASVPTIMSAVKINMGLSWVGVITGEFLVSKAGLGYLIVYGGQIFKLDIVMSSVLILSILAALMYVLIDYLEKKMLGSKFR, from the coding sequence ATGTTCATGTGTGATGGAGTGATTTCTAAAGAGCATGAGGATTTTTTGCGGAGAATGAAGCGCAGAACTATGTGGGTGAGGGCAGTCCAGATTTTGATTCTCATTGCTTTTTTTGGCTTGTGGGAGATAACTGGCAGGCTGGGTATTATCGATTCATTTTTAATAAGTATGCCTTCAAGGATGTTTAGCACCATAATATCCCTGTCTCAAAGCGGTTCTCTTTTTTTGCACGTGTGGGTTACGTTGAGCGAAACGCTTTTGGGTTTTACGCTGGGCACTGTATTGGGCATTCTGATTGCCGTAATACTGTGGTGGTCTGATTTTATATCAGAAGTGCTCGAGCCGTATCTTATAGTCTTCAATAGCCTTCCTAAAACAGCTTTAGGGCCCATTTTTATCGTCTGGATGGGAAATAATCAGGCTCCGGTCATCACCATGGCTTTGGCCATATCCCTTATTGTCACCATTATAAGCGTGGTCACTGGATTTAATCAGGTAGATGAAGATAAAATAAAGCTTATAAAGACCTTTGGAGGCACAAAAAAACAGGTGTTGACAAAGGTAATTCTTCCGGCTAGCGTGCCCACCATTATGTCGGCGGTAAAGATCAACATGGGACTGTCGTGGGTGGGTGTCATAACAGGAGAATTCCTGGTCTCAAAGGCCGGACTGGGGTACCTTATAGTTTACGGAGGGCAGATTTTTAAACTGGATATCGTCATGTCCAGCGTGCTGATCCTGAGCATTTTGGCGGCCTTAATGTACGTATTGATTGATTACCTGGAGAAAAAGATGCTTGGATCAAAATTCAGATAA
- a CDS encoding ABC transporter ATP-binding protein translates to MITIDGIGLTYHTLYGETKAIEDVTFEVDEGEFVGVIGPSGCGKSTLLSIIAGLLKPSKGTVTVNGKIGYMLQKDHLFEWRNIFQNVLLGLEVKGLITDETVAYVNDLLNRYGLGEFKRYYPNQLSGGMRQRAALIRTLALRPDIVLLDEAFSALDYQTRLAISDEVWRILREEKKTAVIVTHDLAEAIAMCDRIVVLSKRPAVVKNIYKIELTCSDRTPIGCRKAPEFKEYFDAIWRELDVHV, encoded by the coding sequence ATGATAACGATAGACGGGATTGGGTTGACGTATCACACTCTTTATGGGGAAACAAAAGCCATCGAAGATGTGACTTTTGAAGTGGATGAAGGGGAATTTGTAGGAGTCATAGGTCCTTCTGGATGCGGAAAATCTACCCTCTTGTCCATCATTGCAGGGCTATTGAAACCGTCTAAAGGTACGGTTACTGTAAACGGGAAAATAGGGTATATGCTGCAAAAAGATCACCTCTTTGAATGGAGGAACATATTTCAAAACGTCTTATTGGGCCTTGAGGTAAAAGGGCTGATCACCGATGAAACTGTGGCGTACGTCAACGACCTTCTGAACAGATATGGCCTGGGGGAATTTAAACGCTATTATCCAAATCAACTTTCAGGAGGCATGAGACAAAGGGCTGCTTTGATAAGGACATTGGCACTGAGACCTGATATAGTGCTTTTGGACGAGGCTTTTTCTGCTTTGGATTATCAGACGCGGCTAGCCATATCCGACGAGGTGTGGAGGATATTGAGAGAAGAAAAAAAGACGGCAGTGATAGTCACCCACGATTTGGCTGAAGCTATAGCTATGTGCGATAGAATTGTGGTTTTATCTAAGAGACCTGCTGTGGTAAAAAACATATACAAAATTGAGCTGACATGTTCTGACAGAACGCCTATAGGTTGTCGAAAGGCGCCTGAATTTAAAGAGTACTTTGACGCTATATGGAGGGAGCTGGATGTTCATGTGTGA